One window of the Rhodococcus sovatensis genome contains the following:
- a CDS encoding coenzyme F420-0:L-glutamate ligase has product MTGTVPTDHAPGGSIEILPVLGLPEFRPGDDLAASIAEHAPWIRENDILVVTSKVISKVEGRLVDAPVDPEERDAARRVLVDQEAVRIVARKGRTLITENRLGIVQAASGIDGSNVDGAELALLPEDPDASAAALRNSLSESLGVSVGVIVTDTMGRAWRIGQTDAAIGSAGLAVVHAYAGAEDSQGNELVVTEVAVADEIAAAGDLVKGKLGAVPVAVVRGLTPVDNGSRARDLVRPGEDDLFWLGTEESIARGRREALLLRRSVRSFSDETVDPDDIRGAVADALTAPAPHHTRPVRFVWIRTPALRTRLLDRMAEKWRADLQSDGLDEGRIDARIARGRILFDAPEIVVPFCVPDGAHTYPDEHRARAEETMFTVAVGAAVQGLLVALAVRDLGSCWIGSTIFAADLVRAELGLRADWKAMGAIAIGHPLERSSPRAPYDLDAELLEM; this is encoded by the coding sequence GTGACCGGTACGGTACCGACCGATCACGCACCGGGCGGAAGCATCGAAATCCTGCCTGTACTCGGTCTTCCCGAGTTTCGGCCAGGCGACGATCTCGCCGCATCGATCGCCGAGCACGCACCGTGGATCCGCGAGAACGACATCCTTGTCGTCACGAGCAAGGTGATCTCCAAGGTCGAAGGCAGGCTCGTCGACGCACCTGTCGATCCGGAGGAACGCGACGCTGCGCGACGAGTGCTCGTGGACCAGGAGGCAGTCCGGATAGTTGCGCGCAAGGGACGCACACTCATCACGGAGAATCGCCTCGGCATCGTTCAGGCAGCATCGGGAATCGACGGCTCCAATGTGGACGGCGCCGAACTCGCCCTCCTGCCCGAGGATCCCGACGCGAGCGCGGCCGCCCTCCGCAACTCGCTTTCCGAGTCGCTCGGCGTGTCAGTCGGCGTGATCGTCACCGACACGATGGGGCGGGCATGGCGAATCGGACAGACGGACGCGGCCATCGGTAGCGCGGGTCTCGCCGTCGTCCATGCCTATGCGGGCGCCGAGGACAGCCAAGGCAACGAGCTCGTCGTGACCGAAGTAGCCGTCGCCGACGAGATCGCCGCCGCGGGAGATCTCGTCAAGGGCAAGCTCGGGGCGGTACCGGTTGCCGTCGTGCGCGGTCTCACACCTGTCGACAACGGCTCGCGCGCGCGAGATTTGGTGCGTCCGGGCGAAGACGACCTGTTCTGGCTCGGCACCGAGGAGTCGATCGCGCGGGGACGGCGAGAAGCGCTGCTGTTACGAAGGTCGGTGCGCTCGTTCTCCGACGAGACCGTAGATCCGGACGACATCCGTGGCGCGGTGGCCGATGCCCTCACTGCGCCCGCGCCACACCACACTCGACCGGTGAGGTTCGTCTGGATTCGCACGCCCGCACTGCGCACACGGTTGCTCGACCGAATGGCGGAGAAGTGGCGTGCGGACCTGCAGTCCGACGGCTTGGACGAGGGTCGGATCGACGCACGCATCGCGCGCGGCAGGATCCTGTTCGACGCCCCCGAGATCGTCGTCCCATTCTGCGTGCCCGACGGCGCGCACACCTACCCCGACGAACACCGCGCCCGCGCGGAGGAGACGATGTTCACCGTGGCCGTCGGAGCTGCGGTGCAGGGACTTCTCGTCGCCCTGGCCGTTCGAGACCTCGGAAGTTGCTGGATCGGTTCGACGATCTTCGCCGCCGATCTGGTACGCGCCGAGCTCGGCCTACGTGCGGATTGGAAAGCCATGGGCGCCATCGCAATCGGCCATCCGTTGGAACGTTCGTCACCTCGCGCACCGTACGATCTCGACGCTGAACTACTGGAGATGTGA
- a CDS encoding NUDIX hydrolase, with amino-acid sequence MSARSLHDSAVSTLEEWPVLDHHEDSLRHTMLAFLAGSPDGCLRSNEAGHITASSLVLDESGGQVLLTLHPRVGRWIQLGGHCEPEDETVQGAAMREAREESGIDELTIEPTLLSADTHPITCSLGKPTRHLDLRFLVRAAAGTTAVRSEESTDLRWWPVDGLPPNAEADTISHLVELARQR; translated from the coding sequence ATGAGCGCTCGCTCGCTGCACGACTCTGCGGTATCCACTCTGGAGGAGTGGCCCGTGCTCGATCACCACGAAGACTCACTGCGGCACACGATGCTCGCGTTTCTCGCAGGCAGCCCGGACGGTTGCCTGCGCAGCAACGAAGCCGGGCACATCACGGCATCCTCGTTGGTACTCGACGAGTCGGGCGGGCAGGTGCTGCTGACGCTGCACCCCCGTGTCGGGCGATGGATTCAGCTCGGTGGGCATTGCGAACCCGAGGACGAGACCGTCCAGGGCGCGGCGATGCGCGAGGCGCGCGAGGAGTCGGGCATCGACGAACTCACGATCGAGCCGACACTACTGTCCGCGGACACCCATCCGATTACCTGTTCACTCGGCAAGCCGACCCGCCACCTCGATCTGAGATTCCTGGTCCGCGCGGCTGCTGGAACCACCGCGGTGCGGAGCGAGGAGTCGACCGACCTTCGGTGGTGGCCGGTCGACGGCCTTCCCCCGAACGCCGAGGCCGACACGATCTCGCACCTCGTCGAACTGGCCCGACAACGCTGA
- a CDS encoding NDP-sugar synthase, with amino-acid sequence MSADTSKTTDAVILVGGKGTRLRPLTLSAPKPMLPTAGLPFLHHLLARIKAAGIDHVVLGTSFKAEVFEEHFGDGSALGIELEYVTETEPMGTGGGIRNVLPKLRADNVLVFNGDVLGGTDLTAVLDTHRRTDADVTLHLVRVGDPRAFGCVPTDEEGRVTAFLEKTQDPPTDQINAGCYVFKREIIESIAHDRPVSVEREVFPALLAEGKRVYGHVDSAYWRDMGTPEDFVKGSADLVRGIAPSPALNGTRGESLVHPSAGIAPGALLIGGTVIGRGAEVGAGARLDGAVVFDGAIIEAGAVVERSIIGFGARIGPRALVRDGIIGDGADIGARCELLRGARVWPGVKLPDGGVRFSTDV; translated from the coding sequence ATGTCAGCTGACACGAGCAAGACGACCGATGCTGTGATACTTGTGGGCGGCAAGGGAACTCGGCTCCGGCCGCTTACCTTGTCCGCGCCGAAGCCGATGCTTCCCACTGCCGGGCTACCGTTTCTGCACCACTTGTTGGCCCGAATCAAAGCTGCGGGAATCGATCACGTCGTCCTCGGAACATCGTTCAAAGCAGAGGTGTTCGAGGAGCATTTCGGTGACGGTTCCGCACTCGGCATCGAACTCGAATACGTCACCGAGACCGAGCCGATGGGGACTGGCGGAGGCATCCGAAACGTCCTTCCGAAACTCCGGGCGGACAACGTGCTCGTGTTCAACGGCGACGTTCTCGGCGGCACCGATTTGACGGCGGTTCTCGACACTCACCGCAGAACCGACGCAGACGTCACCCTTCATCTCGTCCGGGTGGGGGACCCTCGTGCATTCGGCTGTGTACCGACCGATGAGGAGGGCCGAGTCACCGCCTTCCTCGAAAAGACGCAGGACCCACCGACCGACCAGATCAACGCAGGCTGTTACGTGTTCAAGCGCGAGATCATCGAATCGATCGCGCACGATCGCCCGGTGTCCGTCGAACGCGAAGTGTTCCCTGCGCTCCTTGCAGAGGGCAAGCGCGTCTACGGCCACGTCGACAGCGCATATTGGCGCGACATGGGAACACCTGAGGACTTCGTCAAGGGCTCGGCCGACCTGGTCCGCGGCATCGCCCCGTCCCCGGCCCTGAACGGAACGCGGGGTGAGTCACTGGTCCACCCCAGTGCAGGCATCGCACCGGGTGCACTGCTGATCGGTGGAACGGTCATCGGCCGCGGCGCGGAGGTAGGCGCCGGCGCGCGGCTCGATGGCGCCGTGGTGTTCGACGGAGCCATCATCGAGGCAGGAGCTGTGGTCGAGCGGTCCATCATCGGCTTCGGCGCCCGGATCGGTCCACGTGCCCTCGTTCGCGACGGCATCATCGGCGACGGTGCCGACATCGGAGCGCGGTGCGAGCTTCTGCGTGGCGCTCGGGTGTGGCCCGGCGTGAAGCTTCCCGACGGTGGAGTGCGTTTCTCCACCGACGTCTGA
- a CDS encoding glycosyltransferase family 2 protein, translating to MSSKLAVVTVTYSPGEYLDQFLSSLSTATTETPQVIMADNGSTDGSPEAAAAAYPNARLFRTGANLGYGGAVNRAVAEVDDSIEFVVVANPDVRWHPGSLDGLLAAAQRWPRAGALGPLIREPDGSRYPSARSVPDLTSGAGHALLGKIWPNNPWTARYRQDNEAVTERTVGWLSGSCLLLRRAAFDSVNGFDSRYFMYMEDVDLGDRLGSAGWLNVYVPEVEVTHSKGHAAGRHPELMLPAHHTSAYRFQADRHPHVWQAPLRWALRAGLAARSKVVVASALRARHIDDREQR from the coding sequence GTGAGTTCCAAGCTGGCCGTCGTGACGGTGACCTATTCGCCCGGTGAATATCTGGATCAGTTCTTGAGTTCGCTCTCGACGGCAACGACCGAGACTCCACAGGTCATCATGGCCGACAACGGATCGACCGACGGTTCCCCCGAAGCAGCTGCTGCTGCATACCCGAATGCTCGTCTGTTTCGCACCGGCGCAAACCTCGGGTACGGCGGCGCGGTGAACCGAGCGGTTGCCGAGGTCGACGACAGCATCGAGTTCGTCGTCGTCGCGAATCCCGACGTCCGCTGGCACCCGGGCTCACTGGACGGACTGTTGGCAGCTGCACAGCGTTGGCCGCGTGCAGGCGCGCTCGGCCCGCTGATCCGCGAACCCGACGGCAGTCGCTACCCCTCTGCTCGCTCCGTCCCCGATCTCACCTCGGGCGCCGGCCACGCCCTGCTCGGCAAGATCTGGCCGAACAACCCATGGACAGCGCGGTACCGGCAGGACAACGAGGCTGTGACGGAGCGAACAGTCGGCTGGCTTTCCGGTTCCTGCCTGCTGCTCCGGCGTGCTGCATTCGACTCGGTGAACGGGTTCGACTCCCGCTACTTCATGTATATGGAGGACGTGGACCTTGGAGACCGCCTCGGATCAGCCGGTTGGCTCAATGTCTACGTTCCAGAGGTCGAAGTTACCCATTCCAAAGGGCATGCGGCAGGTAGACATCCGGAACTGATGCTTCCGGCCCACCACACGAGTGCATACCGCTTCCAGGCCGATCGTCACCCACACGTGTGGCAAGCTCCCCTTCGATGGGCACTGCGTGCGGGCCTGGCGGCGCGCTCGAAGGTGGTTGTGGCTTCGGCACTTCGAGCGCGACACATCGACGATCGGGAACAGCGATGA
- the rfbD gene encoding dTDP-4-dehydrorhamnose reductase, which produces MANILVTGAGGQLGRQILERAGNGELEHTTVGTTSAELDITDPAAVAAAVMPGMVVVNCAAYTAVDAAETDEARAMAVNADGPRNLAEACARVGARLIHISTDYVFDGTSTTPYEPDASTAPQGAYGRTKLAGEQAVLRVLPTAHVVRTAWVYTGSGSDFVSTMRRLEGERDTVRVVDDQVGSPTYSWDLAGGVLELVTANQVHAPILHATNRGTASWYELAREVFAGVGADPDRVKRCSSSEYVRPAPRPAYSVLSAEAWARAGLTPLRDWRDALADALAVSGPATT; this is translated from the coding sequence GTGGCGAACATCCTTGTGACCGGAGCCGGGGGACAACTCGGACGACAAATACTCGAACGCGCAGGCAACGGAGAGCTGGAGCACACGACGGTCGGCACAACGAGTGCCGAGCTGGACATCACCGACCCGGCCGCGGTTGCCGCCGCCGTGATGCCGGGCATGGTCGTCGTCAACTGTGCCGCGTACACAGCAGTCGACGCTGCGGAAACCGACGAGGCCCGGGCGATGGCCGTGAACGCCGACGGGCCCCGAAATCTTGCAGAGGCGTGCGCGCGCGTCGGTGCTCGATTGATTCACATCTCCACCGACTATGTGTTCGACGGCACATCGACCACACCGTACGAGCCGGATGCTTCGACGGCCCCACAGGGCGCGTACGGGCGAACGAAACTCGCCGGGGAACAGGCGGTGCTTCGGGTGCTACCCACCGCGCACGTCGTTCGGACGGCCTGGGTATACACCGGTTCCGGATCCGACTTCGTGTCCACGATGCGGCGGTTGGAGGGCGAGCGCGACACGGTGAGGGTGGTGGACGACCAGGTCGGTTCCCCGACCTACTCGTGGGATCTCGCCGGTGGTGTGCTCGAACTCGTCACTGCGAACCAGGTCCATGCCCCGATCCTGCATGCGACGAACCGGGGAACAGCAAGCTGGTACGAGCTCGCGCGGGAGGTATTCGCCGGGGTTGGTGCTGATCCGGACCGAGTGAAGCGGTGTTCGAGCTCGGAATACGTGCGTCCGGCACCGAGGCCGGCGTACTCGGTTCTGTCCGCCGAAGCCTGGGCTCGAGCAGGCCTTACCCCGCTACGCGATTGGCGCGACGCGCTCGCCGACGCGCTGGCGGTTTCAGGGCCGGCCACGACCTGA
- a CDS encoding LCP family protein, producing MDGEPSTPRRVTALRGPQILVASLAVLVLVVTGFAWRSVDSLRSNIATAGGLGLGGGADGAVDILMVGTDSRTDAHGNALSQAELDSLRAGDEVASNTDTIVLIRVPNDGSSATAISIPRDSYVKVPGIGMSKINAAYGATKETKRLELVEQGVTDADAESQSTEAGREALIQSVADLTGITVDHYAEVGLLGFVLLTDAVGGVDVCLNAPVDEPLSGANFPAGEQTLSGADALSFVRQRHDLPRGDLDRIVRQQVFMASLVRSVLSAKTLSNPSTLNQLSGAVQRSVVLDSDWDILEFATRLQDLAGGKVKFETIPAVDINGVTDYGESIVEVDPAAVERYVEGLLDGSADSSSADDRDAAPTTDAPQVDPSSVTVDVANDSGIDGLASGVADSLGALGYTGGTVGNYEGTSVSTTTIQAADPDSDAAKAVAAALGGVDVSTDDTLADNTVRVVLAADYSGPGVGGAPAATTTPELVASGGESPAPPIDAGSTGPACVN from the coding sequence GTGGACGGCGAACCGTCCACCCCTCGCCGCGTCACCGCGCTGCGGGGTCCTCAGATCCTCGTCGCCTCGCTGGCCGTGCTCGTTCTGGTGGTCACCGGGTTCGCGTGGCGCAGTGTCGACAGCCTGCGTTCCAACATCGCCACGGCCGGTGGACTCGGCCTCGGAGGCGGTGCCGACGGCGCAGTCGACATCTTGATGGTCGGCACCGACAGCCGCACCGACGCGCACGGCAACGCCCTTTCTCAGGCAGAACTCGATTCGCTGCGTGCCGGCGACGAGGTCGCCTCGAACACCGACACGATCGTGCTCATTCGGGTGCCGAACGACGGCTCCTCGGCAACCGCGATATCCATTCCTCGTGATTCCTACGTGAAGGTTCCGGGGATCGGTATGTCGAAGATCAATGCTGCGTACGGCGCCACGAAGGAGACCAAGCGACTCGAGCTGGTCGAGCAGGGCGTCACCGACGCCGACGCCGAGAGCCAGTCCACCGAAGCAGGGCGTGAGGCGCTGATCCAGTCCGTCGCCGATCTCACCGGCATCACCGTCGATCACTACGCCGAGGTCGGCCTACTCGGCTTCGTGTTGCTCACCGACGCGGTCGGAGGCGTGGACGTGTGCCTCAACGCCCCCGTCGACGAACCACTGTCCGGCGCGAATTTCCCTGCGGGAGAACAAACCTTGTCCGGTGCCGACGCACTGAGCTTCGTGCGGCAGCGACACGATCTTCCCCGCGGGGATCTGGACCGAATCGTGCGACAGCAGGTGTTCATGGCCTCGCTCGTTCGAAGCGTTCTGAGCGCAAAGACATTGAGCAATCCCAGCACGCTGAATCAGTTGAGCGGTGCGGTTCAACGTTCGGTTGTCCTCGATTCGGATTGGGACATACTGGAATTCGCCACCAGACTGCAGGATCTCGCAGGCGGAAAGGTCAAGTTCGAGACGATTCCGGCGGTAGACATCAACGGGGTGACCGACTACGGCGAGTCCATCGTCGAGGTCGATCCCGCAGCCGTCGAGCGCTACGTCGAAGGACTGTTGGACGGCTCCGCAGACAGCAGCTCTGCGGACGACAGGGACGCGGCGCCGACCACTGATGCTCCTCAGGTCGACCCGTCCTCGGTGACCGTCGACGTCGCGAACGACAGCGGCATCGACGGCTTGGCCAGCGGCGTGGCCGATTCCCTCGGCGCACTCGGGTACACCGGCGGAACCGTCGGCAACTACGAGGGAACGTCGGTGTCCACGACGACGATTCAGGCAGCCGACCCGGACAGCGACGCGGCGAAGGCTGTCGCCGCTGCGCTCGGTGGCGTCGACGTGAGCACCGACGACACCCTGGCGGACAATACTGTTCGAGTCGTACTCGCCGCCGACTATTCGGGCCCGGGCGTCGGCGGCGCGCCGGCCGCGACCACGACACCCGAACTCGTGGCATCGGGCGGTGAGTCGCCGGCTCCACCGATCGACGCAGGTTCGACCGGTCCCGCCTGCGTCAACTGA
- a CDS encoding TIGR03089 family protein — MASTLTQELLDPILATDPAGPRVTYYDDGTGERVEVSTVTLANWAAKTANLLRDELGLEPGARVSVLLPAHWQTAAVLLGAWWAGAEVVLGADETADLALVHGSRIDEAGDVPEILALSLDAFGKPVPDLPVGVTDYATSVRVHGDQFRPSGHQAALEGRSVDEILDSARTRAEAHSLVVGDRVLSSLPWNTAEELVDGLLSVLVAGGSLVQVADPDESRMERRIATEKVTKTLG; from the coding sequence GTGGCCTCCACTTTGACGCAAGAACTGCTCGATCCGATTCTGGCAACCGATCCCGCCGGTCCCCGAGTGACGTACTACGACGACGGCACCGGTGAACGAGTCGAGGTGTCGACGGTGACGCTCGCGAATTGGGCTGCCAAGACCGCCAACCTGCTACGAGACGAACTCGGGCTCGAGCCTGGCGCCCGCGTCAGCGTGCTTCTGCCTGCGCATTGGCAGACGGCCGCGGTACTGCTCGGTGCTTGGTGGGCCGGGGCAGAGGTGGTGCTCGGCGCCGACGAGACCGCCGACCTCGCACTTGTGCACGGAAGCCGCATCGACGAGGCGGGCGACGTTCCCGAGATTCTCGCGCTGTCACTCGACGCGTTCGGAAAGCCGGTACCGGATCTGCCGGTAGGTGTCACCGACTACGCCACCTCCGTCCGAGTACACGGCGACCAGTTCAGGCCGTCCGGGCATCAGGCGGCGCTGGAAGGGCGATCCGTCGACGAGATCCTGGACTCGGCACGTACGCGCGCCGAAGCGCACTCGCTTGTCGTCGGTGATCGGGTGCTGTCCTCGTTGCCGTGGAACACCGCCGAGGAGCTCGTCGACGGATTGTTGTCCGTGTTGGTCGCCGGTGGATCGCTCGTTCAAGTTGCAGATCCCGACGAGAGCAGAATGGAACGGCGAATCGCCACCGAGAAGGTCACGAAGACTCTCGGCTAG
- the purE gene encoding 5-(carboxyamino)imidazole ribonucleotide mutase, producing the protein MSETVSEAQAGKQGPQVGLIMGSDSDWPTMEAAAEALAEFGVRFEVGVVSAHRTPQRMLDYASGAADRGLKVIIAGAGGAAHLPGMVASATPLPVIGVPVPLKYLDGMDSLLSIVQMPAGVPVATVSIGGARNAGLLAVRILGASDAVLREQMTSFQASLESMVLEKDAALRAKLLG; encoded by the coding sequence ATGAGCGAAACAGTGAGCGAAGCGCAGGCAGGGAAGCAGGGACCTCAGGTCGGCCTGATCATGGGGAGCGACTCCGATTGGCCGACGATGGAAGCTGCGGCCGAAGCGCTCGCCGAGTTCGGTGTGCGCTTCGAGGTCGGGGTCGTCTCGGCGCACCGAACGCCGCAGCGGATGCTCGACTATGCGTCCGGAGCGGCCGATCGCGGCCTGAAGGTGATCATCGCGGGGGCCGGGGGAGCAGCCCATCTGCCGGGCATGGTTGCGTCGGCGACGCCATTGCCGGTCATCGGCGTACCGGTTCCGTTGAAGTACCTCGACGGGATGGACTCGCTGCTGTCGATAGTCCAGATGCCTGCAGGCGTACCGGTGGCAACTGTGTCGATCGGCGGTGCCCGCAACGCCGGATTGCTCGCAGTTCGAATCCTCGGCGCATCCGACGCGGTCCTGAGGGAGCAGATGACGAGTTTTCAGGCAAGCTTGGAATCGATGGTGCTGGAGAAGGACGCAGCGCTGCGCGCGAAGCTGCTGGGCTAG
- a CDS encoding 5-(carboxyamino)imidazole ribonucleotide synthase, with protein MTRYEAVTGPHSPSGADNPPRPSTPRTATSGMPVVAMIGGGQLARMTHQAAIALGQTLRVLSAGSDEPAAQVSADVVLGHHDDLNALRTVATGSNAVTFDHEHVPTEHLETLVAEGVNVQPPPSALIFAQDKLRMRRKLAELGIPIPDFAEVTWVGDVTKFGDDHGWPVVVKSIRGGYDGRGVWMPNDADEAEDIVRRELDRGVPLMVEEKVDLRRELSAMVGRSPFGQGAAWPVVETVQRDGQCAVVIAPAPALDEDTAIDAERMALSLAAELGVVGSMAVELFETNDGRILVNELAMRPHNSGHWTMDGCRTSQFEQHLRAVLDYPLGDTTPLAPVTVMANILGAAEAPTMSMDERLHHLFARMPDAKVHLYGKGERKDRKIGHVNVLGGAGSSADGAYVAAVREKAERAAHWMSHAEWTDGWDPHA; from the coding sequence ATGACACGATATGAAGCCGTGACTGGTCCACATTCCCCTTCCGGTGCAGACAACCCGCCGCGGCCGAGCACGCCGCGTACCGCGACGAGCGGGATGCCCGTCGTCGCGATGATCGGGGGCGGTCAACTCGCCCGTATGACGCATCAGGCCGCGATCGCTCTCGGCCAGACGCTGCGCGTGCTGTCGGCGGGCTCCGACGAGCCTGCAGCGCAGGTCAGTGCCGACGTCGTGCTCGGGCATCACGACGATCTGAACGCGTTGCGCACGGTGGCAACCGGCTCCAATGCCGTCACGTTCGACCACGAACACGTGCCGACCGAGCATCTGGAGACCCTTGTCGCCGAGGGTGTCAACGTGCAGCCGCCGCCTAGCGCGTTGATCTTCGCGCAGGACAAGCTACGTATGCGCCGAAAGCTAGCCGAGCTCGGTATTCCCATACCGGACTTCGCCGAGGTCACCTGGGTGGGCGACGTCACCAAATTCGGCGATGACCACGGCTGGCCCGTCGTCGTCAAGTCGATCCGTGGTGGTTACGACGGTCGAGGCGTGTGGATGCCGAACGACGCGGACGAGGCGGAAGACATAGTCCGGCGTGAGCTCGATCGCGGAGTTCCGCTGATGGTCGAGGAGAAGGTCGATCTGCGGCGAGAGCTGTCGGCCATGGTCGGGCGCTCACCGTTCGGTCAGGGTGCGGCGTGGCCCGTCGTCGAAACAGTGCAGCGTGACGGCCAGTGCGCTGTCGTCATCGCGCCGGCGCCGGCGCTGGACGAGGACACGGCCATCGACGCCGAACGGATGGCACTCTCGCTTGCGGCCGAGCTGGGCGTCGTCGGCTCCATGGCGGTGGAACTGTTCGAAACGAACGACGGCAGAATTCTCGTCAACGAACTCGCCATGCGCCCACACAATTCAGGCCACTGGACGATGGACGGGTGCCGGACGTCGCAGTTCGAGCAGCATCTGCGAGCGGTGCTGGACTACCCGCTGGGCGATACGACACCACTGGCTCCGGTGACCGTGATGGCCAACATTCTCGGTGCAGCCGAAGCACCGACCATGAGCATGGACGAACGTCTGCACCACCTTTTCGCCCGAATGCCCGATGCCAAGGTGCACCTTTACGGCAAGGGGGAGCGCAAGGACCGCAAGATCGGTCACGTCAACGTGCTCGGTGGGGCCGGCAGCTCTGCTGACGGTGCGTACGTTGCCGCCGTGAGAGAGAAGGCCGAGCGCGCGGCGCATTGGATGTCGCACGCAGAATGGACCGACGGATGGGATCCACACGCATGA
- a CDS encoding GtrA family protein, which translates to MPSIDSVIHRLPGPIRELAIRHSELIKFAIVGGTTMVFDLAIFYSLSLTILEPKPVVAKIISGVMATILSYILNREWAFKNRGGRERHHEALLFFTISGIGVILAAAPLFIANNIFDIREGHNSLTMLVIVDFVLNYIIGNLMQMAFRFWALRKFAFPDENARGAAAGSTDFEPTESEAAEEQLGHS; encoded by the coding sequence GTGCCCTCGATCGACAGCGTGATCCATCGCCTCCCCGGCCCGATTCGTGAGCTGGCGATTCGTCATAGCGAACTGATCAAATTTGCCATCGTGGGTGGCACGACCATGGTCTTCGACCTTGCGATCTTCTACTCGCTCAGCCTCACCATTCTCGAGCCCAAGCCCGTCGTCGCGAAGATCATCTCCGGCGTGATGGCCACGATCTTGAGCTACATCCTCAACCGTGAATGGGCGTTCAAGAACCGTGGTGGCCGTGAGCGGCACCACGAGGCACTGCTGTTCTTCACCATCAGCGGCATCGGCGTGATTCTCGCCGCAGCTCCGCTGTTCATCGCGAACAATATTTTCGACATCCGTGAGGGACACAACAGTCTTACGATGCTGGTGATCGTGGACTTCGTCCTGAATTACATCATCGGCAACCTGATGCAGATGGCATTCCGGTTCTGGGCCCTGCGAAAGTTCGCTTTTCCCGACGAGAACGCGCGCGGCGCCGCGGCAGGTTCGACCGACTTCGAGCCGACCGAATCCGAGGCTGCCGAAGAGCAGCTCGGGCACAGCTAG
- a CDS encoding HAMP domain-containing sensor histidine kinase, translating to MRRRILQSILAVVILTALLLGLPLMYTAWLWVEDFTRDDLQRRLDRMASEILSQEGDMGMVIGDLDIGSLRLAIPQSGRLVVVFPTPQDAASRVDIGEPFVPQPLVESLSMGTSGSLRLEVPSDDMRSLQRQAVGAVGLVVLAAILAGTAVAVLTAKRLADPLQDVARRAARLAEGDFRPDPTRHGIAELDRVSEVLDSATVEIAGRLQREHTLVADVSHQLRSRLTAVRLRLDELSTHPDPDVVGEADEAMAQVDRLTLAIDELVRSSRSDGSAGAEEVPVVAELAGLISEWQRNFEDVDRTLVLTGDSAVTASVTGSRLREAISVLVDNALMHGGGTCTVSVRLIPALDTAERRREPLACVEVADEGAGVSNELAPHIFDRGFSGAGSTGVGLALARALVEADGGRLELQRRRPAMFSVFLPALRHTGTFSPREREPR from the coding sequence GTGCGCCGACGCATTCTCCAGTCGATTCTTGCCGTGGTGATCCTGACCGCGCTCCTCCTCGGTCTTCCACTGATGTACACCGCGTGGCTGTGGGTCGAGGACTTCACTCGGGACGATCTACAGCGCCGACTCGATCGCATGGCGTCGGAAATCCTCTCTCAAGAGGGCGATATGGGGATGGTCATCGGTGATCTCGATATCGGTTCGCTGAGGCTGGCCATTCCTCAATCGGGCCGGCTCGTCGTCGTTTTTCCGACCCCGCAGGACGCGGCGTCGCGCGTCGATATCGGCGAACCGTTCGTTCCACAACCACTGGTGGAGTCGTTGTCGATGGGGACGTCGGGCTCGCTGCGTCTCGAAGTGCCGTCCGACGACATGCGCTCGCTACAGCGCCAGGCCGTGGGCGCGGTGGGACTCGTGGTGCTCGCTGCCATCCTTGCGGGAACCGCTGTGGCCGTTCTGACCGCCAAACGGCTGGCCGATCCACTCCAAGATGTCGCCCGACGCGCGGCGCGGCTTGCCGAAGGCGATTTCCGGCCCGATCCAACCCGCCACGGAATTGCTGAACTGGATCGGGTGTCGGAGGTTCTCGACTCGGCGACGGTCGAGATCGCAGGCAGGCTGCAACGAGAACACACTCTCGTCGCAGATGTGTCTCATCAGCTTCGCAGTCGACTCACGGCTGTTCGACTTCGATTGGACGAGCTGTCCACGCATCCGGACCCTGATGTAGTCGGAGAAGCCGACGAAGCGATGGCGCAGGTCGATCGGTTGACGCTGGCCATAGACGAGTTGGTTCGCTCGTCCCGCAGCGACGGATCCGCCGGTGCCGAGGAGGTGCCCGTAGTAGCCGAGTTGGCGGGTTTGATCTCCGAGTGGCAGCGCAACTTCGAGGACGTCGATCGAACGCTGGTGCTCACAGGAGATAGCGCTGTCACAGCCTCGGTCACCGGTTCTCGGCTGCGTGAGGCGATATCCGTACTCGTCGACAACGCGTTGATGCACGGAGGTGGCACCTGTACGGTCTCGGTGCGCCTGATACCTGCCCTCGACACTGCGGAGCGGCGGCGCGAGCCATTGGCGTGTGTCGAAGTAGCGGACGAGGGCGCTGGTGTGAGCAACGAACTGGCGCCGCACATCTTCGATCGCGGTTTCTCCGGCGCAGGATCCACTGGCGTTGGTCTGGCGCTCGCCCGCGCTCTCGTCGAGGCGGACGGAGGACGACTGGAATTGCAACGGCGTCGCCCGGCCATGTTCTCGGTGTTTCTACCCGCGCTCCGTCACACGGGCACCTTCTCGCCTCGGGAGAGGGAGCCGCGCTAG